From a single Nitrospira sp. genomic region:
- a CDS encoding PQQ-dependent sugar dehydrogenase, which produces MLRALFLLCLTGLLAACGDDGDTQNTASTSTSLTLQPIASSLNSPVFLTAPRGDVDRLFVVEQGGTIQVLDRTTGSQLSTFLTLTGITSGGERGLLGLAFDPNYNANGRFYLFYTDANGAITISRLVVSASDANVADPTSQVILTTIPHPNFANHNGGMLAVGPDGCLYAGVGDGGSSGDPNNNGQSLGSGLGKILRIDPGTPGAACTSGGVNPFVLTGGNQLVWSYGLRNPWRFAFDGDDLYIADVGQAASEEINVSPGPNAGKGLNYGWRLMEGSACFNPSTNCNNGGLTVPVLEYPHEDGACSVTGGYVYRGQVAPAIQGTYFYADFCTGFVRSFRFNNGSAIERTEWPLLAASSITSFGQDGLGELYILTQGGTVSRIVPN; this is translated from the coding sequence ATCTTGAGGGCGCTGTTCCTCCTATGTCTCACCGGGCTTCTTGCTGCCTGTGGGGACGACGGTGATACGCAGAATACCGCCTCGACCTCAACCAGCCTGACACTCCAACCTATTGCAAGCAGTCTAAATTCACCGGTCTTCCTGACCGCTCCCCGCGGGGATGTGGATCGCCTGTTTGTTGTGGAGCAGGGCGGCACCATTCAAGTTCTCGATCGGACAACGGGAAGCCAGCTCTCGACATTTCTGACATTGACCGGCATCACCAGCGGTGGAGAACGAGGATTGTTAGGTCTGGCCTTTGATCCCAACTACAATGCCAATGGCCGCTTCTACCTCTTTTATACAGACGCCAATGGCGCGATCACGATCAGCCGACTTGTGGTGTCGGCATCGGACGCCAATGTTGCTGATCCAACGTCGCAGGTGATCTTAACTACCATTCCCCATCCGAACTTTGCCAACCACAATGGAGGCATGTTGGCGGTCGGACCGGATGGATGCCTGTACGCGGGAGTCGGCGACGGAGGAAGTTCGGGTGATCCCAACAACAATGGGCAAAGTCTCGGGAGTGGACTGGGGAAAATTCTCCGAATTGATCCGGGTACCCCAGGAGCAGCCTGCACCAGCGGAGGTGTGAATCCATTTGTCCTCACAGGGGGGAATCAGCTGGTGTGGAGCTATGGGCTACGGAATCCCTGGCGCTTTGCCTTTGATGGGGACGATCTGTACATCGCCGATGTCGGACAAGCGGCGAGCGAAGAAATCAACGTATCGCCGGGCCCCAATGCCGGAAAAGGACTCAACTACGGCTGGCGACTGATGGAAGGATCCGCCTGTTTTAATCCCTCAACCAATTGTAACAATGGTGGACTGACCGTACCGGTTCTTGAGTATCCACACGAGGACGGCGCCTGTTCCGTCACAGGAGGCTATGTCTATCGCGGCCAAGTCGCACCGGCCATCCAAGGCACCTATTTCTACGCCGATTTCTGCACCGGTTTTGTCCGCAGTTTCCGCTTCAACAACGGTTCCGCCATCGAGCGAACCGAATGGCCATTGCTTGCGGCCTCTTCGATCACCAGCTTCGGCCAAGATGGTCTGGGAGAGCTCTATATCCTGACTCAGGGGGGAACGGTGTCTCGGATCGTCCCGAACTAG
- a CDS encoding trypsin-like serine protease, translating into MYPYRPSGKLYFTIPGQGNFVCSASLIKRGVVVTAAHCVTKYASKKFYTNFQFVPGLRSSSRPYGTWNVSTAWVMSAYFNGAAGQCAASAPGVVCKDDVAVLELTPQSGAYPGTKTGWYGYAWNKWGFTSNGLTHITQIGYPSSHNSGLYMMRNDSQGFIASSTLVNNTIIGSLMTGGSSGGAWLNNFGYQPSLSGTSFGSYSTPNMVVGVTSWGYTNTVIKEQGASPFTSTNIVSLVNAACAGSDPRCS; encoded by the coding sequence ATGTACCCATATCGCCCGTCCGGCAAGCTGTACTTTACGATCCCCGGCCAAGGTAACTTTGTGTGCTCTGCCTCATTGATCAAGCGGGGTGTGGTGGTGACGGCGGCGCACTGCGTCACCAAGTATGCATCCAAGAAGTTTTATACGAACTTCCAATTTGTTCCTGGGCTTCGGAGTTCTTCGCGCCCCTATGGCACCTGGAATGTATCAACAGCCTGGGTCATGTCTGCCTATTTCAATGGAGCTGCAGGACAATGTGCCGCCAGCGCTCCCGGGGTCGTCTGCAAGGATGACGTAGCGGTGCTCGAACTAACTCCTCAGTCCGGCGCCTATCCCGGTACCAAGACCGGATGGTATGGCTATGCATGGAACAAGTGGGGCTTTACGTCTAACGGCCTCACCCATATCACCCAAATCGGATATCCTAGCTCGCACAATAGTGGCTTGTACATGATGCGAAATGACTCACAGGGCTTCATCGCCTCTTCGACGCTCGTGAACAATACCATCATTGGCTCCTTGATGACGGGCGGTTCCAGCGGTGGAGCATGGCTCAATAACTTTGGGTACCAACCATCGCTGAGCGGGACCTCATTTGGGTCTTATTCAACTCCAAACATGGTCGTGGGAGTGACCAGCTGGGGCTACACAAATACGGTGATCAAGGAACAGGGAGCCAGCCCCTTTACCAGCACGAATATTGTGTCGTTGGTCAATGCCGCCTGTGCTGGCTCAGATCCTCGTTGTTCATGA